CCTCCATGAAGCACTCAGACTATTCTATCAGTTCTTTAGCTTAAAAAAAAGCGAGCAGGTTGTGTTTGTAGTGTTCGAAACGCACTCTTGTTTTTGTCTGGTGCTAACCGATGAGATATGGTCATTAATTTTAAAGACATGTGCCGTATCCATTGATACACTTCCCTGAGCAACTTCTTAGTCTTGTGTTTGTGCAGTCTAGCAAAAGAGGAAACAAGAGGCGGACCACGGTCTTAATCACTCCAGAAGTTTCCTCTTACTCTTGGATAGTTGTTGTGCACTTTAATGGAGGGGAAGTGTGCTGAAGTATTTAAGACAAGGGGGGGTCGACTCTCTCCACTCTTTCCCTCCTACTTAAATCTTTTCGAGGGCAGCCTGTAATGTGTATGAAAGAGTCATTGTCTGCGATGGGCCCTCTCTGGGTGAGTGCAGTAAAACGCCCGGGGCCATAAAGGTTGAGCAACAGAGATGCGATCTCCATCAAGATTGTTCGGTGTGTTTCGGCCTCAGCATTAACCCTAGGTGTTATCAGGGCCTGAAACCTGTTACAGATGTTTTTAAGATCTGCTATCTTGATATTTATTTTATGCTTGCAATAATTACAATCTGGGATGTAtccttaaagggatagtttgtACTGTTTGAAGTGGGGTTGAATGAGGTACTTATCCATAGTTGCTGAATAACAGTAGAGGACGGTCTGCACACCGCCAATTTGAAGAGGTAGGTAGGAGTACTGGCACAGAAGCAATGTACTGATGTGGATGGggccagtaacaacactttttcGCTACCTTAAAGAAAGGCCCTCCTAATTAATCATTTTTCACCAAATTGACATTGACAGTAACTTGCAGAATTCTATCCTATAGACATCGGTTAgttggtttgttttgtgtgaCTTTGGTTAATCGGAGATACCCATTTAAAGCACCAAAGTTGCATCATCACACAAACAAACCGATCAACGCAGCCATAGACTACAAACTCTCATGTTCAGCAGATAAAATGGCTGTTTTTGCCAAAAGAGTACGCTGGCTTTCAAGTGAGTATAGACAACAATAGGGTGGTCCTTAGTGCCATGTACATTttcaaattcatttattttaagctCCAACCACCGGAATTCATTATGATagtcaagaaaactctcctTCTATTCAAATTCCAACAACATTTACCCCCCCCCTCATCGACCTTGGCTGCCCTACCAGCAGCCACGGTGCTGCAACTGAGGCTAAACTTCAAGGTCGATGGGGGAGGGGTAAATGTTGTCAGATTGAGGAAAATAATTCATcaggagagttttcttgactAATAGAATGAAGTCTGGGGGTTGGAGCTTAGACTTTCCGACTTTCAATATTAAGGACCACCCTAATAGACAAGACTCAGTTCCCTGTCCAAAGGGCTGCCTGATTGCAAGGAAAAAATTATGAAATATACAGAATAAAGTGTACTCAATATGCCGGTATTGATCATTTTAGGAGAGTCTTTTTTTTTAGGTAGTTTAAATGTTTCTGCCACCAACATCCATAGTTGCACATTGCTTGGCAGTACAATCCATACTTTCTCTTTCAATGTTCTCAATACGATAGAATCCTGTGCCACCATTTGTGTGCTCAGTCTTCAGGAACAATATCTGCAACATATCGCTGATAATCTACTCTTCTAACTCACCTAAATCTGTGTGTCTATTTCAGGCAGGAAGTGATGGCGAGAGCATCGGAAACTGCCCCTTCTCCCAGAGGCTCTTCATGATCCTGTGGCTTAAAGGAGTCGTCTTCAACGTCACCACAGTGGACCTCAAGAGGTGAGTCTGGCTCTCTGTCTCCAtccttctttctttttctcttcTGCAGGTTTCCACAAAGGCCTTGGCAGCTCTGTAGCGCTTTGATACAGCCCCACCCCGACACGCTCGCTGCTTATTTGGTTTTCCCATGACCCTTTCTCAGGCCGGAGGAATATAAACACACAGACTCTGGAGAGGCTATTTAAGGTTCTTAAGGTTCCACCCACTTCCGTTCTAGATTTTGGTGGGGAACAAGTTATTTTTCACCACAGGAATCAGAAAACGTTGATCCTCTGCAATTCTGACTTCAAAGTAACGTATGGACTCCTGTAGCAGAACTTCTACCAAACCCATCAGTTTCTCTTCGGTGATTCATCACCCTACATTTTGTTCCACTTCCTAAGGCGGGACGGGCAATTGCCGGACTATTATCCGACATCAGATCAACGTGTGGTTTATAAGGTCTTTCTGCGTCATGTGTCTATTGACTCAGAGATTCGAGACTTCTGCAGTAATGTTCCAAAACTCATTTCATCCGGTCTTTCAACACCGGGCGTCTCGCAACAACACAAATCAACAGAAATATAATGATAGACATTGGGTCTTTTTGACTAGTCAACTGGGTTTCttcacacatgcatgcacgATCTAGATGACTGCTCAGATTAATTTCCATAGATTTTCCCTAGCGGAGGGCAAGTAGCAAAGTACAGAGCTGGATGATCTCCTGTAAAAAGCAATGTAGGATGTCCGCCTACTTAGCAGTGTCTGTTTATCCTTCACTCGTCAGgagttgtgtgttgtgtttatgGCTGTTTTTATTGTAGTATTTAAATGGGAGAATAGTGTTACACCTGTAGAAGGTATGTCACATGTTAAGGTCTTCTCTTGGGTCAAGGATATCATGTTCATATTTGTTTCTATGATAAACGCATGCGAGTCATAAGGCAGTTTTTACCAGCTCATCTTGGATATAAATCGGTAAAGGTGCCACTTCCCCTTTGCATTCCTAAGAGTTGAAGTCATTTCCTGTTCCTCTGTGCCCTCAGATGGCTTGTCCCAAAGCACAGCCACCGCTGGAGCGTATTAGATTCTCTATGGATACATGTTGTTGCTAGTAACATAACATCAAAGAGGATTCACACTGTCTGCTGGCTAACACCAATCTGTTAGGTTCAAAAAGACACCGCTGTTTGTTTGGCTGCCTTTAAGCTGAAGGGATTTAAGCATCTGGGCTCTGTGGATTTCCCAAGTGAGTTGTGTTCACACTCCTCATTCAACACATGCTCATTTTTATTTGTGTGCGTCAGTGTCATCTGCCTGCCAAAGACATCTGGTACAAAATGTGCTGGTTTGAAGGCTGCAGAGAGAAAAggagacacaaacacactcatggggacagaggaaaacacacatatCACTCTCAATGTTTGAATTAGCGTGAAATATATACAGTGAATATATTTACACGTATTCAAACAGACCAGAACTACTTTTATACAGATTTTATTGGTTGCATGGTTACTTTTGTTCCCTTTTCTTAAATCCACTGACATTCGCTTCATTTCTCTTCCAGGAAGCCAGCCGACCTCCAGAACCTGGCCCCGGGCACACACCCCCCCTTCATCACCTTCAACGGCGAGGTCAAAACTGACGTCAACAAAATCGAGGAGTTCCTTGAGGATGTCCTCTCCCCACCCAAGTGAGTGCCGTCTCAACCCTCCAGCCACGCTCTGACACACCTAATCTCTGTACACACTGCACACTGTCACGAGGACACGATACGCTTTTAATTGCTCTGTTCGCAAGTATTTAAAGCTAAAGGCCATATAGATCTAGGTTGTACGAGGTTTTACCGATAAAAAAAGGTGTATTTATATGCACCATATACAACAAaacaaattcctcgtatgtgtaaacCCATTTGGTAATAAAACTGATTGTGATAGTGTCCAAAGAATATATTGGGTATGATAAGGAAAACATGTCAAAACCCCACAAATATGACTATATTATAGAGCTTTTTGTTGATGTCATTTTTAGACAATTAATGCAGGCAGTCCAGAGAAATATGCTGTGTCAGTGTTTGTCTTTACAAACAACAATAGTTAATaggatacatttattttcattaaTATAAATGTTATCAAAACTGCACTTTAACCTCCTCATATGTACatacagatgtgtatttacctgattGTGTGTTCTTGGGTGCAGGTACATCAAGCTTGGTGCCAGACACCCAGAGTCAAACACAGCTGGGATGGACATCTTCGCCAAGTTCTCAGCATTCATTAAGAACTCCAAACCAGATGCAAATGAGGGTGAGTTATCTGTAtttgacacaaacacacacacacgaacagacACACGCATGAGATCAGAGATCATAAACCATCCAATTGTGTTTGGAGAGCTCTCTGGTTGCCAGGCGACATTGGTAGCCCTGCCCTGATTGGTGGTTAACAGCCTCACTCCGGAACACAGAGCTTTTGTTCCTCTTGTCCTCACCCTCCCTGTCTCACCTGCTGGAGCTCTCTGGAAAACCACACTGCAGCTATCCTGAGAATGAACTGGAGCGCACTATCTCCTCCCTCCACCTACACACTTCCCTGATAAGATAATTAGATTTGTTGTAGTATGTATATAGTCTCCATAGATTCTGGTTCATCCTGGGTGAAACAATTTGTGGACTTGTTTCCCTTGAATGATTTTTATGATCTGCACAAAATACCAAGACGTTGTATCATGTTTTAGTTGACCGCTCTCTCCACCCTGGGAAAAATATTGAGCCATGGTGAGCTGTAGGTGAAATCCCAGGCTGTGTCAACAGAGTTGTGGGCTGAATCTCATGGTTCAATGATAAGTGCTCTCCAAAGTTACAGTTCACAAGTACTGTTGAACTACTGGATTGAACATTCATGTCACAATTTCCAACAATAGAATGAATTGTTAATGATTGATCAATAGACAGATGGATACAGGGCAAGGTCAAATCATATGTGCGATTAATTCAAATGTGTGGTGGGTAGTTAACttataataaaatatttgtTACAGCAGTGGTTCACAATGCTAGTGTTGCTAGGATTGTACTGGTGTTCATGATGTGTCTGTTTCCTGCATTAGTAGTGTTCATGCCCACTCTCCTGATGAAATGCTGCCCCCATGTGGTGGACCACTGGGAGTAGCACTGTTGAGCCCAGTTTAACATTGTTAAATATTATTTACTGAAATTAGAATTTAACTTAAAACTATCTTTCATAGGTCTGGAGCGCGGCCTCATGAAGACGCTGCAGAAGCTGGACGAGTATCTTCGCTCACCGCTGCCCGACGAGATCGACCACAACAGCATCGAGGACGTCAAGGTCTCCAGCCGCAAGTTCCTGGACGGGGATGAGATGACCCTGGCCGACTGTAACCTGCTGCCAAAGCTGCACATAGTCAAGGTGAGCAGGGGGGACTTTTAAACGTCACCCAATCATTGTAGTTGTGGTAGAACAAATTTAAATGATTGCTACATTTAGATTGGTGACCTTATGTAATATGCAGCAGAGCTCCACCCTGCTTAAACCTCAGCAGTGGTCAGCCAGAGCAATTTGTTGAAATTGCATACTAACCTTCTGTTTAATACATAGTCAACCATAATGTACTGCCTATTCAATTCATGATGGTACTAGTAAGCTCACATCGCATACTCAGACATTCTTGCTAATCTAGTATACATCCACGCCTTTCTCATATACTCAAAATTAACATACAATGCAGtacgaagtgtgtgtgtgttcaacaaCGGTTTACCTTTCGGACGAATCTCTGAACACATTGGTTCCTACTCATAGCAGGAGCTTTAGGCcccagccacacgaggacgataacgcaaacggaccgcaatcgttatcaaaaaagtcttccgtccacaccacacgcaacaggcaccagaaacgtgtccgttcacacgagaccgctcgaaagcgctggagacgctgtagtacatatgccaggcctgtaagtggcgctgtagtcctgccacaaaagcagcgaagaagactttcccccatggttgccatggttgcctttcattttattctccgctgtggacgctctggctctttttctcactCCCCaaaggcaagcgtttgctcctgctgctgtaattctctctggtagtccaccagcagatgaaaaacacccacctctccgccttttccaagggacgaggggaccgtgcggcagagtttcagttagatttttattcgccggtcaacatgtccgttaaagtttaaatcttccggacgaaattagaaaagtgtcggtcaaaggtcttctttgttatttattgagctttaaaacaaatgaataaagactctatataatcatataagaataaagaacggagcctctcttttcctccccctcgtCTGATAGCCCAGCAGCTGTTCTATGagcaggagaggcggggctattgcttcaacgttatcaggaaatgatcgtatggGCGTAAACAcagagccgtttggccccccagagcgttttgTTTGCAGATCTACCCACTTTGGGACCTGTTATCGTTTTCTGCGTTTCcatgtcggcctcgtgtggctGAACCGTCTATCTGATAGTGAACTGTAGCAGATACGACCGTTATCGTCCTTGTGTGGCCGGGGCTTTAATTGGCTGCTGCTAGTATGTTAGCATGACATTTTTAAACAGTCCCCTGATGAAGACAGCAGATGGATACACATGGTCTTTAAAGGCATAAGGTCACCAAACTCCATGAACCTAAAACTGTTGGTGTGAAACTTTAATGATCTGGAGAGCATCCAAAAACACTACACCCCCacacctttttttgttttcagtCTATTGCTATCTATCTAAATGTCCAACAACACTAATGGGAGGGTCAGATATATATCAGATATATCAGTTGAGATAACATGCTCCCAACAAGCAGTTTATTTAGGCAGAGTAAGTGAGTGAGTGAACAATGAGTACGTGGGAccttttttttgttaaaacaCACGACCCAATATCACTGAAATTCAAATGTCACCATTTTTGGGCGACATTTGAATTTCAGTGATATTGGGTcgtgtgttttatattttttcCAAACAATATCCTTGAACGACTTGCCACATGTTCTGTTGTTGCAAGGATGTTGAGACAACTCTATAGGGTTTCAACTATCGTACAATTCGGACTATacgccgcgactttttcccccattttttttgtacagctaacggccactagggaacctcctaaatctatggattttacaggtaaaattaaccacctttaacattatgggctctatgaccggtccgcgcccgccacctttaagcggcgggctccagcaggaaaagctggaggccggaaaagagtgagacaggtagcgcgccaaagtaaaagtggaaccgagagacagaacgagagcaagacagaggacaatttagctgctgcggcttatatgcaggtgcgctttatagtctgaaaagtacggtactgatGAATTTCATCAAAAAAACAAGTATTATATCaactaattaattaaataattattgaggAATTTTCTGTTGATCGATTTGTTGAGTGACTAGTAGTTTCAGCTTTACAAATGTGACACTTTGTGTGCAGCATGGAgcaatttaaaggtggggtaggtacgtttgagaaaccggctcgaaatacactttttgttatattccatggaatgctcttaacatcccgatggcaatgaatatctgaagtgctttgacaaaaaatccattaaaaaatgtcatctgtggaagccgtaatactgtaaaaagcacgaccaatcattttagccggcccggctaaaagaactggatggcctacctgcctgtcagccttccatctgtgcacaaacttatctcgtgccctcattggtcatgtgcgcgtccgtgtgtgttggaggaggggctctgtaaggaagtggcagattttttccggctgtgtattttcaaattctagcgcactcgagctggtttcttcaaaattacctaccccacctttaatgaagaattactcaccaataactgcTCCACTATTGGTATATGGGgccacatttatttaatttatccaaatataataaaaaagtgTTATTTCTTGACTATTGATCTTTGCATAGTTTTGCTGATTCTTTGAGTTTATGAAGAGTATGTCGCCCGGTGGATTGTGTTTAGATTTCTAACTTCCGATATCTTCCTCTAAGGTGGTGGCCAATAAGTACAGAGGCTTTGAAATCCCCAAAGAGATGAGCTCCATCTGGAAGTACCTGAACATCGCCTACACGCGCGAAGAGTTCACCAACACCTGCCCCAGCGACAAAGAGATCGAGATCGCCTACGGAGACGTAGCCAAGAGGCTGGTCAAATAAGCTCCCGTGTCCGTCCATCCCTCCAcccctaacccccccccccccccccctctctctctcacacgcctccacctccatcccgGGACTGATGTGCTCATTCACGAGAAAGAAATAACTTTGGACTTCTTTTCCTTCTCTCATCTAAAGTGAAGCCCAATGCATGAACCGTTCTCAATccctttcttttttctttctccGAAGACCTACTTTTTTTGTTGATTCAGCAAAAGTCCACGGTTGTTCCGTCCTGAATTTACTTTTGTTTTTCATAGGCCGATGAATGTTGCCACGTGAGAAGCAGCCAGACATGTGTATCAGCGCTTATcaacatataattgaccttcgAGATTACCTTCCCTCTGGAGCAGGGGGAAGGTCACAAGCTGTTGTTAATTTCCTGTTGTCTGTTTAATATTGAAATGGCTCTTTCTAGGATTGCTTTAGGATGAACACTGAGAAGCAGTTTTTCCCGGTCTTTTGGCTTACTAAGAGGCATTGTAAACAGTGTTGAAGCttcagtgttttttttctaCGCTCAAGTATTTGACAAGTAGAAGCAAATCCAAACCAGAGTGGCTGGCATATCAAGTGAGAGATgctttattttaatgttgagtgactttaaataaatcaaagaTAATTGTAACTGCAGGTAAAGCTACCTGGTATCCATGCTCTGATTTCCTCATTGCCTCAAATTGGCAAAAGTCTTGTAGCTCAGCTCTGGAGAATTGGAGGGAATCTCCTGTACGTGCTGCAGGAATCGGGATAAATCTAACCTGAGGTGAAGAAATAATCAACCCCATGTAGCTTACAGATATCTAAGGTGTAGATGTCCAGACATAGCAAAGCTCTTTGACTCGTCTTCTCTTGTGAAGCATGAAGGAAAGTCGTGCTGACTGTAGCCGTAGTTTGGATTACACATGGAGGAGCAAAAAGGGCACATTATACTGGTCTCACTGTGGATGAAATGACTCCGGCTATGTAAAAAAAGATCCACACACTCTGTTTCCTTCTCCATAGCATACAGAATGAAGGACACTAATGTGCAGTCAGTAAAAGGCGGCACAAAACATATTTATGTCAAAAGAGGAGAGTAGCAATGAAACGAATACCTGTCTCTTCAGTATGTAGATCTCTGTGGTAGTGAATGTATGTGATGATACAGTAGCTCCAAAAGTGCTTT
The sequence above is drawn from the Pseudochaenichthys georgianus chromosome 22, fPseGeo1.2, whole genome shotgun sequence genome and encodes:
- the clic4 gene encoding chloride intracellular channel protein 4 → MSLSVPQNGVKSDDEPVIELFVKAGSDGESIGNCPFSQRLFMILWLKGVVFNVTTVDLKRKPADLQNLAPGTHPPFITFNGEVKTDVNKIEEFLEDVLSPPKYIKLGARHPESNTAGMDIFAKFSAFIKNSKPDANEGLERGLMKTLQKLDEYLRSPLPDEIDHNSIEDVKVSSRKFLDGDEMTLADCNLLPKLHIVKVVANKYRGFEIPKEMSSIWKYLNIAYTREEFTNTCPSDKEIEIAYGDVAKRLVK